The following nucleotide sequence is from Citrus sinensis cultivar Valencia sweet orange chromosome 6, DVS_A1.0, whole genome shotgun sequence.
CTTATGTGTCACGTTAAATTAAGTCTTTTATCCCCCTGTTTCAGAGATAGTGAAATTGTcactaatgaaaaaaaaatattttattgctgTCCCAAATAAGgcaaattaataagatttatcataccaaaaaaattaaagagttaTCTTTGCCCCCAAATCCCTTCTCCCTTTTTATAACCAGGCCAAATCTTTCAATATCCCTATTGGAATCGAATTCTAATACTGTTAACTATGctaatttctaatttaattcaGATTATGACAAGGTAATTCAGTTGAGATTTGCTTATTAGTTGATAAAGTTTTACTATCCACTCAAGattattttcccttctttccttaatcatatttgtttctaaccaaaattctttttaacactTTTCACCTATAATTTTAAGTGTTAATATATAACTTTACCAAGTTGATATTTTAGCCCATCAGATATTCAATTCTTGCTTTGCCGTAAACTTTATCTTATTGTATCACGTTAAGGTGAGCGGAGTTTGAACACAACCCTCTTAATTATCTCCAAAAGATTTTACTAGTTGAACTATGATTTTTTGTCTGAGTTGTAAATAGAATGTAGCCCCAATCCCAAGCCCAGGAGATGTTGGCGCACAAGCAGTTGCAATAAGAATATCAGGGGATCAATCTGCATTCTTCGGCTGTGGATTCTTTGGAGCTCAAGACACGCTTCATGACGATAGAGGTCGTCATTACTTCAAAGATTGTCATATCCAAGgttctattgattttattttcggCAACGCCAGGTCATTTTATGAGGTAAGATTGGCTTTCAAGCAAAATCTTAATGTCGAAAccaaattgaagaagaaaaagatgcAAATTAAGgatatttctttaatatttttgggaGACTCATTGATCAAATAAATGCTATATATAAACCGTGCAAGCACCATACACATATTGGAATATGTATAGAATCAAACCATGCAAAAGTATATACGTATACACTTACGTCTGTCTAGTATATGAAAGATTTTAATCTCAGAACTTAAATTCTTTGTACAAATGTTGCTAAGAGATGGACATTAAATTTGCGAATTCTCATGCattcatcataattttttatttttatttttttaagcttaGTATACATTCCATAAATCAagattaatttctcttttttgccAAATTAACACATGAAATCTTCACTGGATGTGCGAGTAGCATACTCTAATCTATTACAGAAAAATCTAAAACCGGAGCCTATCtttacttatatttattatttctttggcCGCTAGAATTGCCAGTTGATTTCCATGGCAAATCCAGTAGCTCCAGGATCAAAGGCCATCAATGGAGCTGTTACAGCACACGGAAGAGCTTCCAAAGATGAAAACTCCGGCTTTGCATTCGTCAACTGTACCGTCGGAGGCACCGGAAGAATATGGTTAGGTCGAGCATGGCGTCCATTCTCTCGTGTCGTGTTTTTGTTCGCATCCATGACCGATATAATCGCTCCCGAGGGTTGGAACGACTTCAATGATCCCACTAGAGACCAGTAAGAATTCAGTCCTAATCTAAACTTATCTTAATAATCACGTTATcgttaaaacattttaaaactttagCGGAACTCACACCAATAAAGAATCATgattcgttttttttttttaaagttaaattatTAGTCGACGTAAACGTGACTTAAATTTCATGCAGGACTGTTTTCTATGGAGAGTACAATTGCACAGGGGCAGGATCTGATATGACGATGAGGGCACCTTATGTTCAAAGACTCAATGACACCCAggcttctctttttcttaatatatcatttattgaTGGAGATCAGTGGCTCCAATCTTACAATAATTAGTTGTGCCTTTTTAATCTCTCTATGCAAATGCTACGTGACCAATGAAATTATGGCCATTTATTTGTCGATTCTTTTGGTCAATAAAAGACCATTATCCCGGCATGTGAAATGtgaagaaagtaaaaaaaaagcatacaCATATCAAATTCCATACGAAACATGCTAATTGCTAAAGTTCACACATGAGAAATGTCGTCAAGTCCAAAGAGCAAAGTCAAATTTCGACTCTTCAAAGGCGTTTCTTGGTTCACCAATTTCAAAAAGTACttcatgaaataatttttggtTTGAAGTCAATTTTCACACATTTATTCAAGTGCCACCACCAAATGACATGCAATGGctgaattttgatatttatcaaatttcaagTAAAAATGGGTCACGTTCGGTAATGTATCTACATATACCTCTAAACCAATGGTTGTTTTTGTTAATCGAATTCTTGTCATATGGACCCTCAATCAATCAttggaaaataattacatataATAATCTTTAGGTGCGGACGCTTAGAATTTATAAAGtccaaatttaaattatagacattttcttttacgCCATCCTAGAAAAAAGAACATGGCTTAAATCTGTAATTTGCAAGTTTCAAGCACCTGCACGTGcacttgattattattattatttttttggttttgaccacgaggtatcctggggagggccccaattgtgggaggcacctttaagcccgtaccacaatcCATACTAGAAGTTCCTGCTCGAACCGAGAGGCACgggttctcccaacaaatacgacttccctgcgactcgaactggggagcaaacccaatcaagccacttaaggggactccattgTCAGTGGAGCCaacattttgtaattgtaTTTTCTAAACGTGAGAAGATGTTATTAAGTTATATCAGGATTGTCATGATGTCTCCGTATACAAGATTGTTTCCAAATGAGTTTATACCGAAAGTATTGTACTAGATGTTCTAgaaactttaatattttatgagttAAGATGTTATAATAAAAGTCTAGCTATATTAGAAACCGCTTTAAAATAGAGTTGTCTTCGTAATtatgatgaaaattataaaataatttttattatatattattttacgtatgtaattataatttatgctATATTTTACAATAGCTTCGGAATAAATATTacctattaataattataattttaaaagattgaaTTGATCTCCGTGAAAAATCTAGaaccataataataattgcgGAATACACACACGTCCATATTTCTGAGTACCCGAGGCCCACTGCAGGCCCCAGGCATGCGGCATTAgcataaatacaaaaaaaaaaattgcaaaatttgCTTTGGATGGCGCAAGAAGCGCATATtcgcaaattaaaaaaaataaaaaaaaacatcgttagcataaataagttatttaattaaaagggaaaaaaattgcagCGAGAGTTAAGTTACTaaaatgaaatgagagaacTCTTCGAATCGAGGAGAACGCCAATAACAGCAGCGAAAAAATGAGTAACGCAAATTCGAATAATTCAAATTCGACTGATACGGCGCCGTCTGATCGCCCCGTTAGAGTCTACGCCGATGGGATCTACGATCTTTTCCATTTCGGCCACGCTCGCTCCCTTGAACAAGCCAAGAAATCGTGAGTATTTTTCGCCTTtcaatttatcattaattattattttattcaaaaaaaattattttattgcgTTTCACTTTTGTTCTTcagttactttttattttattcatgtgcctttttttttttttgatctAGTGTTATAAGAAGCGAAACAAAGCATCTCTTAtagaaattaactttttcCCGTTTTGTCCTTAGTTTGATCTGTGTATGTTTCCGTGTACTGCTTCTTTTGcgtttattttgttgaatatattaattatttttttttcatttgtgttcATATTTTGGTGATTCTATTAGTTATGTGATTCATTTTTCTGGTTTCATTCGTTTTGATGTGCTATATCGTTTCGTAAGGATTTGTGTTACAAAAATAGTGATTACATTGGTAATGATTAATGTGtgagtgaaaaattatttctgttTAGGAGGAATcctgttttgaattttgttcaaagtgttatttttatttgtttacatTCTATTTGTGTTCAaagtgttatttatttatttatttatttttggcattGTATTTAGGTTTCCAAACACCTACCTCCTTGTCGGATGCTGCAATGATGAAACTACTCATAAGTTTAAGGGCAAAACTGTTATGACAGAGGATGAGCGCTACGAATCTCTTCGTCATTGCAAGTATGCCATGCTAACTTAAGACTCAATTTTGAAGTATTTATTTCTCACTGTGATGTTTTCCAGTGTGTTACGGATTTCATGTTTCTATTTGAATGActtatctttcattttctaacaTGG
It contains:
- the LOC102626812 gene encoding probable pectinesterase 8, which encodes MNLLSIVLAILVAILSSTFLINPNTLLTTFLPPNIVTKFIPYNIDRGHRHRKRPDHRKKVSICDDFPKDFAPPDTNTTSYFCVDRNGCCNFTSVQSAVDAVPNLSLKRNIVLINSGIYYEKVTVPKTKPNITFQGQGYTSTAIAWNDTAKSANGTFYSGSVQVFASNFMAKNISFMNVAPIPSPGDVGAQAVAIRISGDQSAFFGCGFFGAQDTLHDDRGRHYFKDCHIQGSIDFIFGNARSFYENCQLISMANPVAPGSKAINGAVTAHGRASKDENSGFAFVNCTVGGTGRIWLGRAWRPFSRVVFLFASMTDIIAPEGWNDFNDPTRDQTVFYGEYNCTGAGSDMTMRAPYVQRLNDTQASLFLNISFIDGDQWLQSYNN